A part of Larkinella insperata genomic DNA contains:
- a CDS encoding T9SS type B sorting domain-containing protein translates to MKQFYRKTVWWSWLVWCWFGLALTASATHIVGGELELKRLTNQNPYTHQINLNLYFDDLNGNPGAEDPFVSVFIYRKSDNAFIGVVDLPMVSSQYVNYTKPECALPTLRTRLLKYSGLVIFTLNAFNDPRGYYMVWERCCRNNSISNIQNPGNAGSTFYLEFPAQRTGNGADFINSSPSFRTVQGDYICINQPFSFDFGASDADGDSLAYRLVTPLNGFSTAGNPRPQVAMPSSAYPEVRWTSGLNQDRAIPGPAPLRVNPRTGMLTVTAGEVGLFAFCVLVEEYRKNASGNWQRIGMVRRDFQLKVIDCQKNNPPALAMRPTGQVDFYQEGTVLKINDKNANCLDLFITDLDPNQRVKMSVLEGPAQGITFSPAEVLIRFKGDTVKTKVCFDQCLADGKQLKLAILATDEGCPQGLKDTLTITVEMAPELNRKPDVQTTLPGNQTAVQTGKPLQFRVNGTDPDQDMLTLTAVGRGFNLAQVGMSFAAVSGQGSVSQVFNWTPQCDQVRNQEYVVDFIVTDTRCNRNQRDTVTVRLKATPEPNRPPTVKTTLDQPVIELTMTHGDTLPASVRFDVIGEDPDPGVLKLTAVGNNFDWKSLGMQFEEKTGPSPLTSSFAWQPTCPVLQGQEKATYELDFISQDSSCPTQYDTTRVTFVVKDIPVDYNITITNVITPNEDGKNDFFSVPNLPLDNCADQFRRVDIMNRWGKAVFSSTDRNFQWDAGHYPPGQYYYLIKYTNRSYKGLVTVLR, encoded by the coding sequence ATGAAACAGTTTTATCGGAAGACAGTCTGGTGGAGTTGGCTTGTGTGGTGCTGGTTTGGGCTGGCTTTAACGGCTTCGGCCACGCACATCGTTGGTGGAGAATTGGAGTTGAAACGGCTCACCAACCAAAATCCGTATACCCATCAAATCAACCTTAACCTCTACTTCGACGATCTGAACGGCAACCCGGGTGCCGAAGACCCTTTCGTTTCCGTCTTCATTTACCGCAAGAGCGACAATGCCTTTATCGGGGTAGTTGACCTGCCCATGGTGTCGTCGCAGTACGTCAATTACACCAAACCCGAATGCGCCCTGCCGACCCTCCGGACCCGGCTGCTGAAATATTCCGGGCTGGTGATTTTTACGTTAAACGCTTTTAACGATCCCCGCGGGTATTACATGGTCTGGGAGCGCTGCTGCCGCAACAACTCCATCAGCAACATTCAGAACCCCGGCAACGCCGGTTCTACTTTTTACCTGGAATTTCCGGCCCAGCGAACCGGCAATGGAGCCGACTTTATCAACTCATCGCCCTCCTTCCGTACCGTCCAGGGCGATTACATCTGCATCAACCAACCTTTTTCGTTTGATTTCGGAGCATCCGATGCCGATGGCGACAGCCTGGCGTACCGGCTCGTCACCCCGCTAAACGGCTTTAGCACGGCGGGCAATCCGCGCCCCCAGGTGGCCATGCCCAGTTCGGCGTATCCGGAAGTTCGCTGGACGAGCGGCCTCAACCAGGACCGGGCCATTCCGGGACCGGCCCCGTTGCGGGTCAATCCGCGAACCGGAATGCTGACGGTCACGGCGGGCGAGGTGGGCTTGTTCGCCTTTTGCGTGCTGGTGGAGGAATACCGCAAAAATGCCTCGGGCAACTGGCAGCGCATCGGGATGGTCCGGCGCGATTTCCAGCTTAAAGTTATCGACTGCCAGAAAAACAACCCGCCCGCACTGGCCATGCGGCCCACCGGTCAGGTCGATTTTTACCAAGAAGGCACGGTATTAAAAATAAACGACAAAAACGCCAACTGCCTCGACCTGTTCATCACCGACCTGGATCCGAACCAACGGGTCAAGATGTCGGTTCTGGAGGGGCCCGCGCAGGGAATCACGTTTTCACCCGCCGAAGTTCTGATCCGGTTTAAGGGGGATACCGTGAAAACCAAAGTCTGTTTCGATCAGTGCCTGGCCGACGGAAAACAGTTGAAGCTGGCCATTCTGGCCACCGACGAAGGCTGTCCGCAGGGGTTGAAAGACACCTTGACCATTACGGTGGAAATGGCCCCGGAGCTGAACCGAAAACCGGATGTGCAGACTACCCTGCCGGGCAACCAGACTGCCGTACAGACCGGAAAACCGCTTCAGTTTCGGGTTAACGGCACCGACCCGGATCAGGACATGCTTACCCTGACGGCCGTTGGGCGGGGCTTTAACCTGGCTCAGGTCGGCATGAGCTTTGCCGCCGTTTCGGGTCAGGGTTCGGTGAGTCAGGTGTTCAACTGGACCCCGCAGTGCGATCAGGTCAGAAACCAGGAGTACGTCGTTGATTTCATTGTGACCGACACCCGCTGCAACCGCAACCAGCGCGATACGGTGACGGTGCGGCTCAAGGCAACGCCGGAACCCAACCGACCTCCCACCGTCAAAACCACCCTGGATCAGCCCGTGATTGAACTTACCATGACCCACGGCGATACGCTGCCGGCCTCCGTTCGCTTTGACGTGATTGGGGAAGACCCCGACCCGGGTGTTCTGAAGCTTACGGCCGTTGGCAATAACTTTGACTGGAAAAGCCTGGGGATGCAGTTTGAAGAAAAAACCGGTCCGAGTCCGCTGACCTCATCGTTTGCCTGGCAGCCCACCTGTCCGGTTTTACAGGGCCAGGAAAAAGCCACCTACGAACTCGATTTCATTTCGCAGGACAGCAGTTGCCCAACGCAGTACGACACCACCCGCGTTACGTTCGTGGTCAAGGACATTCCCGTGGATTACAACATCACGATCACCAACGTCATTACGCCCAACGAAGACGGTAAAAACGACTTTTTCAGCGTTCCGAACCTGCCGCTGGACAATTGCGCCGACCAGTTTCGCCGGGTCGACATTATGAATCGCTGGGGCAAAGCGGTGTTTTCCTCCACCGACCGGAATTTTCAGTGGGATGCGGGGCACTATCCGCCGGGCCAATATTACTACCTGATCAAATACACGAACCGATCCTACAAAGGCCTGGTTACGGTCCTGCGGTAA
- a CDS encoding CHRD domain-containing protein, producing MKRTFAYLMTAFLATALAVTSCSPIKDAPDKKDTVEFEGALAGNWVLPSNGSSATGTFTGTYNKVTKSLSYTINYTGITPTGGSINLAPGGPGTNGASIATFTSLNSPISGTINFTQNQSSEQAQAWENALMEERMYVNLTTTQYPAGEIRGNIMRAPISND from the coding sequence ATGAAAAGAACATTTGCGTATCTGATGACGGCTTTTCTGGCAACGGCCCTGGCAGTGACATCCTGCTCACCAATTAAAGATGCGCCTGACAAGAAAGATACCGTTGAGTTTGAGGGAGCATTGGCCGGTAATTGGGTACTTCCCAGCAACGGTTCATCAGCGACCGGAACCTTTACCGGAACGTATAATAAAGTCACTAAGTCACTGAGTTATACCATCAATTATACAGGAATTACGCCCACCGGCGGTAGCATAAACCTTGCACCCGGTGGCCCGGGAACCAACGGGGCCAGCATCGCTACGTTTACGTCATTGAACAGTCCGATCAGCGGAACGATTAACTTCACCCAAAACCAAAGCTCGGAACAAGCCCAGGCTTGGGAAAACGCGTTGATGGAAGAACGGATGTATGTAAACCTGACAACTACGCAGTATCCGGCGGGTGAAATCCGGGGTAACATCATGCGCGCTCCGATTTCCAACGACTAA
- a CDS encoding SDR family oxidoreductase, with amino-acid sequence MKDKVVLITGASSGIGRALAFAFGRQQAIIVICARRVESLETVSQELTQSGIKNVSLQADVSVEADVRALIDTTIQRYGRLDILINNAGITMRSMVLDMEPDVIRKVMDINFMGTVYATRYALPHILKTKGSIVGISSIAGYRGLPVRSGYSASKFAMNGFLEALRTEILDSGVHVLVACPGFTTSNIRYSALNSEGQVAGETVRDESKMMSAEECADHILKAVRRRKRDLILTTQGKLVVFLNKLFPAFTDRMVYKTLAKEKDSPLNR; translated from the coding sequence ATGAAAGATAAAGTAGTACTGATCACCGGGGCTTCATCGGGTATTGGCCGGGCGCTGGCTTTTGCGTTTGGTCGCCAACAGGCCATTATCGTCATCTGCGCCCGGCGCGTTGAATCGCTCGAAACGGTCAGCCAGGAATTAACCCAAAGCGGTATTAAGAATGTAAGTCTCCAGGCCGACGTGAGCGTGGAAGCAGACGTCCGAGCGCTCATCGATACCACCATTCAGCGGTACGGCCGGCTGGACATTCTGATCAACAACGCGGGCATCACGATGCGCTCGATGGTGCTGGACATGGAACCCGACGTTATCCGTAAAGTGATGGATATCAACTTCATGGGAACGGTATATGCGACTCGTTACGCCCTGCCCCATATCCTGAAAACCAAGGGATCCATTGTCGGGATTTCGTCCATCGCGGGCTACCGGGGGTTACCGGTCCGGAGTGGTTACTCGGCCTCGAAGTTTGCCATGAACGGCTTTCTGGAAGCGCTCCGCACCGAAATACTGGATTCGGGGGTTCACGTGCTGGTGGCCTGTCCGGGGTTCACCACGTCAAACATCCGGTACTCGGCCCTCAACAGCGAAGGCCAGGTTGCGGGTGAAACGGTCCGTGACGAAAGCAAAATGATGAGCGCGGAAGAATGTGCCGACCACATTTTAAAAGCCGTCAGACGCCGGAAACGGGACCTTATACTGACGACCCAGGGAAAACTGGTTGTTTTCCTGAATAAACTCTTCCCCGCCTTCACCGACCGCATGGTCTACAAAACCTTGGCGAAAGAAAAAGATTCTCCGCTCAACCGGTAA
- a CDS encoding DUF4136 domain-containing protein codes for MKILHYLGLIGLLLATGGCSSVRVVKTEPAPNFTLTNYRTFAFSDIESTGDIPQSGFYRSQIDALKKSIESELVRKGLRRVDTQPDLMMNIGIAVDEKTQTRETNIRTDPPFYIGQRRYSWRSQEVPVGQYRQGTVDVHLVDPKRNEMVWQGVVEGILPKKPEKLQKVINEGMAKLFDHL; via the coding sequence ATGAAAATACTTCATTATCTGGGCCTGATTGGCCTGCTGCTGGCAACGGGCGGCTGCAGTTCGGTCCGGGTTGTTAAAACCGAACCTGCTCCAAATTTCACCCTAACCAATTACCGCACCTTTGCCTTTTCGGACATCGAATCGACGGGTGATATTCCGCAGAGCGGTTTTTACCGGTCGCAGATTGATGCACTTAAAAAGTCCATTGAATCCGAACTGGTGCGCAAGGGCCTCCGCCGGGTCGATACGCAGCCGGATTTAATGATGAACATCGGCATTGCCGTTGATGAGAAAACGCAAACCCGCGAAACCAACATCCGAACTGATCCGCCGTTTTACATCGGGCAACGGCGCTACAGCTGGCGCAGTCAGGAGGTTCCGGTCGGCCAGTACCGGCAGGGAACGGTGGATGTCCACCTGGTCGATCCCAAGCGGAATGAAATGGTCTGGCAGGGCGTGGTGGAGGGGATTCTTCCCAAAAAGCCGGAGAAGCTTCAGAAGGTAATCAACGAGGGCATGGCCAAGCTATTTGACCATCTATAA
- a CDS encoding DUF3127 domain-containing protein, with the protein MALELTGKLLKVLPEQSGQGKNGTWTKQQFVIETIDQFPKQICLMAWGDKTGDLAQFAPGDTLRVAISIESREYNDRWYTDVRAWRIEPAEGGEAMPAPTAAPRRSEAPARPAASSQPLTSFEDDDNALPF; encoded by the coding sequence ATGGCACTGGAATTAACTGGGAAGCTGCTAAAAGTTCTGCCCGAACAGTCGGGGCAGGGAAAGAACGGGACCTGGACCAAACAACAATTTGTAATTGAAACCATCGATCAGTTTCCCAAGCAGATCTGTCTGATGGCCTGGGGCGACAAAACCGGTGATCTGGCCCAATTTGCCCCCGGCGACACCCTGCGCGTTGCCATTAGCATTGAATCCCGGGAATACAACGATCGGTGGTATACCGATGTGCGGGCCTGGCGGATTGAGCCGGCCGAAGGAGGAGAAGCCATGCCGGCCCCAACGGCGGCTCCGCGTCGTTCGGAAGCCCCGGCCCGTCCGGCCGCTAGCAGCCAGCCGCTGACTTCCTTTGAAGATGATGATAATGCCTTGCCGTTCTAA
- the elbB gene encoding isoprenoid biosynthesis glyoxalase ElbB, with protein sequence MKIGVLLHGNGVYDGTEIHEAVLTLLALAEVGAETICFAPDVDQHHVINHLTGEEMPETRNVLVESARIARGNIRNLASLTIDELDALVMPGGFGTAKNITKWAFEGPQGDILEPVKQLIIDLVEQKKPIVGLCMSPTTIAKALEGSGISATLTVGTNEENSPYEISGIAAGITSLGQRAEMKTVREIAVDRENRIITAPCYMMEASILDVRDNIRAAIDELVVLLKEEE encoded by the coding sequence ATGAAAATTGGCGTTTTATTGCACGGCAACGGCGTTTATGACGGTACCGAAATCCACGAAGCCGTCCTGACCCTGCTGGCCCTGGCGGAAGTGGGTGCCGAAACCATTTGTTTTGCGCCGGACGTTGACCAGCACCATGTTATCAACCACCTGACGGGCGAAGAAATGCCGGAAACCCGCAATGTTCTGGTCGAATCGGCCCGGATTGCGCGCGGCAACATCCGAAACCTGGCCAGCCTAACCATCGACGAACTGGATGCGCTGGTGATGCCGGGCGGTTTTGGGACGGCCAAAAACATTACAAAGTGGGCGTTTGAGGGGCCGCAGGGCGACATTCTGGAACCCGTTAAACAACTGATTATTGACCTGGTCGAACAGAAAAAACCGATTGTCGGCCTGTGCATGAGCCCCACCACCATCGCCAAGGCGCTGGAAGGAAGCGGAATCAGCGCCACCCTGACTGTCGGCACTAACGAAGAGAACAGCCCCTACGAAATCAGCGGGATTGCGGCCGGTATTACCTCGCTGGGCCAGCGGGCCGAAATGAAAACCGTCCGGGAAATTGCGGTGGATCGCGAAAACCGGATCATTACCGCCCCCTGCTACATGATGGAAGCGTCCATTCTGGACGTTCGAGACAACATCCGCGCAGCCATTGACGAGCTGGTTGTTCTGCTGAAAGAAGAGGAATAG
- a CDS encoding alpha/beta hydrolase yields MKRFTPFLLWLQKSGMNWKLFSKHTHPFLAYLLVVALLDSLSSCLRDHDITPPPETPTDWMAKLDPQMKEVIDELTLLNPTPLWQLSVEEARKKPTVKDAVLSLLAKKGQQPPMPNVTTSEITVPGSGATQVRAVVYKPANAAGMLPVIVYYHGGGWVLASPEVYESSAKALAEKVGALVVSVDYHLSPENKFATAHVDCYKAYEWVLNNAASIGGDASRIAVAGESAGGNMSVGVCMMARNNGIALPKHQLLVYPVANNDLNTPSYIDYANAKPLDKPLIEWFVDKYFKTPADGDTPWISLVDVADLSGLPPATIIAAEIDPLQTEGKLLYEKFLSVGVKAKYEFYAGTTHEFFGTNAVVQKAEQAQNFAAAELKEALK; encoded by the coding sequence ATGAAGCGATTCACACCCTTTCTGCTGTGGTTACAAAAATCCGGAATGAACTGGAAACTCTTTTCTAAACATACCCACCCTTTTTTGGCGTACCTGCTGGTTGTGGCCCTGCTGGATTCGCTCAGCTCCTGCCTGAGAGATCACGACATTACCCCCCCGCCCGAAACACCGACGGACTGGATGGCCAAGCTTGATCCGCAAATGAAGGAAGTGATCGATGAACTGACCCTGCTGAACCCCACTCCGCTTTGGCAGCTATCGGTCGAGGAAGCCCGTAAAAAACCGACCGTAAAAGACGCGGTCCTGTCGTTGCTGGCGAAGAAAGGCCAGCAGCCGCCCATGCCCAACGTGACCACCAGCGAAATCACGGTTCCCGGTTCGGGCGCTACGCAGGTACGGGCGGTGGTTTATAAACCAGCCAACGCGGCCGGAATGTTGCCGGTGATTGTGTATTACCACGGAGGTGGCTGGGTGCTCGCCAGCCCGGAAGTGTACGAATCATCGGCCAAGGCCCTGGCGGAGAAAGTGGGCGCCCTGGTGGTTTCGGTAGATTATCACTTGTCTCCCGAAAATAAATTTGCCACGGCGCACGTGGATTGCTACAAAGCCTACGAGTGGGTACTGAACAATGCCGCTTCCATCGGCGGGGATGCATCGAGAATTGCCGTTGCGGGCGAAAGCGCCGGGGGGAATATGTCGGTGGGGGTTTGCATGATGGCCCGCAACAACGGCATTGCCCTGCCCAAACACCAGTTGCTGGTTTATCCGGTTGCCAACAACGACCTGAACACGCCTTCCTACATCGACTACGCCAACGCCAAGCCGCTGGACAAACCGCTGATCGAGTGGTTCGTGGATAAATACTTCAAAACGCCCGCGGACGGCGATACGCCCTGGATTTCGCTCGTAGATGTTGCCGATCTGAGCGGTTTACCGCCCGCTACCATCATTGCCGCAGAGATCGATCCACTGCAAACGGAAGGAAAACTGCTCTACGAAAAATTCCTGAGCGTGGGCGTAAAAGCAAAATACGAGTTTTACGCAGGCACCACCCACGAGTTTTTCGGAACGAACGCGGTGGTGCAGAAAGCCGAACAGGCGCAGAATTTTGCCGCTGCCGAGTTGAAAGAAGCCCTGAAGTAA
- a CDS encoding hybrid sensor histidine kinase/response regulator: MKSLFTALLSILLLYHSAEAQRGSVRFRHITTNEGLSQSNVTSILQDRQGFMWFGTVDGLNRYDGYSFTIYRNDPARPASLSDNYVRTLYEDRKGRLWIGTDNGGLCMLDKATGRFIIYRHDKNRPQSLGSNSIMAITEDQQGTLWLGTDNGLDRFNPDSRTFVHYPPQPGKPGGLSNGVIRDVLVDRTGQLWVATFGGGLNRFNAKTGRFHRFENRTDNQTSLSHNTLKKLFEDSKGRLWIATEGGGLNRLNPDQQTFTRYLHQPGEPSSISHNDLNSLGEDVNGNLWVGTENGGISVLHADGTFTRYQYDENNPHGVNDASIYAIYRDRSGNLWIGTYNRGINFVDRVPDAFGLYQREINNPNSLNNKNVMAILEDREGNLWMGTDGGGLNVLMKATGQFVRYKHSQTDPGSLGSNFVMSVYQDSDGDIWVGTYKGGLSRWQKATGRFTNFTLTNRADGLSHETVCTITEGKKGQIWLGTLGAGISRYDKQTGQFTHFRPDPSRPGSISQQYISSLCYDRSGILWVGTEGGGLNWFHDETGTFTAFKQSRTDPKSLSHNFINCLYEDPQGLLWVGTNGGLNRFDPKTRLFTAYRQKNGLANDVIQAISRDGQGNIWLSTNSGLSRFNPKTETFRNYNAGDGLQEGAFNRMAVYQSDRGVLYFGGINGLNYFNPGRIRDNPIIPPVYITSLQVFDQPVLLRSSRMTLAHDQSTVTFEFAALNYSLPEKNLYTYKLEGFDRHWSSKSHKRTVTYTNLDPGEYSFRVKASNNDGIWNEQGTVFRIIIKPPFWQTWWFRITAGGLLVAGVYAFFRLRTQSLKVQKRKLEKIVRNQTAKVHLQKEELQTQSEHLQALIEELHEQRVQEQKAREEAEKANKAKSVFLATMSHEIRTPMNGVLGMAYLLKETDLHDDQVEYVETILQCGVNLLGVINDILDFSKIESGSMELESSDVDLRHCVEDVLDLFASKAAETGLDLVYQFESQVPLQIVTDGLRLRQVLVNLVGNAVKFTHKGEVFIRVDVQQRISDQELELVFQVRDTGIGISEDKIQRLFKAFSQVDSSMTRKYGGTGLGLAISERLVKLMGGQISVESQEGWGTTFSFTIRCQISQQSKRHYILLNTNDNDGKRVLVVDDNQTNLVILKTQLEQWKLQPVTASSGRQALTLLAENSFFQLVITDMQMPEMNGVELARNIRGRHPRLPIILLSSIGEETRKAHPGLFSAIVTKPIRQQQLFDLVQQQLKHPGENPPSVSRPSQQQLSNTFAVQHPLDILIAEDYPANQKLILSVLHRLGYQPHLAQNGAEAISMLSQQPYDAILMDVQMPEMNGLDATRHIRRQTGRQPVIIAMTANAMAEDREECLQAGMDDYISKPIRLDVLKTALEQAASRR, translated from the coding sequence ATTACGGAGGACCAGCAAGGCACCCTCTGGCTCGGAACCGACAACGGCCTGGACCGGTTTAACCCCGACAGTCGGACGTTTGTGCACTACCCCCCGCAGCCCGGCAAACCCGGAGGCCTGAGCAACGGGGTTATTCGGGATGTGCTGGTCGACCGTACCGGGCAGTTGTGGGTGGCTACATTCGGAGGTGGCCTGAACCGGTTTAATGCCAAAACCGGCCGGTTCCACCGGTTTGAAAACCGAACAGACAATCAAACGTCGCTGAGCCACAACACCCTGAAAAAGCTGTTTGAAGATTCGAAAGGGCGGCTCTGGATTGCCACCGAGGGGGGAGGACTCAACCGGTTGAATCCCGATCAGCAAACGTTTACCCGGTATCTTCACCAGCCGGGGGAGCCTTCTTCCATCAGCCACAACGACCTGAATTCGCTGGGCGAAGATGTCAACGGCAATCTGTGGGTTGGTACGGAAAATGGCGGGATCAGTGTTCTCCACGCAGACGGCACCTTCACGCGGTACCAGTACGACGAAAACAATCCGCACGGTGTCAACGACGCATCCATTTACGCCATCTACCGGGACCGCAGCGGAAACCTGTGGATTGGGACCTACAACCGGGGCATCAATTTCGTGGACCGCGTACCGGATGCATTTGGCCTTTACCAGCGGGAAATCAACAACCCCAACAGCCTGAACAACAAAAATGTGATGGCGATTCTGGAAGATCGGGAAGGAAACCTGTGGATGGGGACCGACGGGGGCGGCCTGAACGTCCTGATGAAAGCAACCGGGCAATTTGTTCGCTACAAACACAGCCAGACAGATCCGGGGAGCCTGGGCAGCAACTTTGTAATGAGCGTTTATCAGGACAGCGACGGCGACATCTGGGTGGGAACCTACAAAGGCGGGCTCAGTCGGTGGCAGAAAGCAACCGGCCGGTTTACCAACTTTACCCTCACCAACCGGGCCGACGGTCTCAGCCATGAAACGGTTTGCACCATTACGGAGGGGAAAAAAGGCCAGATCTGGCTCGGAACGTTGGGCGCGGGCATCAGCCGGTACGACAAACAAACGGGCCAGTTCACCCATTTTCGCCCCGATCCATCGCGGCCCGGAAGCATCAGCCAGCAGTACATCAGTTCGCTGTGCTACGATCGCAGCGGGATTTTGTGGGTTGGAACCGAAGGGGGCGGCCTGAACTGGTTTCACGACGAAACGGGCACCTTCACTGCCTTCAAACAAAGTCGCACCGATCCGAAGAGCTTAAGTCATAACTTCATCAACTGTCTTTACGAAGATCCCCAGGGTCTGTTGTGGGTTGGAACCAACGGCGGCTTGAACCGCTTTGACCCCAAAACCCGCTTGTTTACCGCGTACCGGCAGAAGAACGGCCTAGCCAACGACGTCATTCAGGCCATCAGCCGCGACGGGCAGGGCAACATCTGGCTCAGCACCAACAGCGGGTTATCGCGTTTCAATCCGAAAACGGAAACGTTCCGGAATTACAACGCAGGCGACGGCTTGCAGGAAGGAGCTTTCAACCGGATGGCCGTTTACCAATCCGACCGTGGGGTGCTGTACTTTGGTGGCATCAACGGCCTGAATTACTTCAACCCCGGCCGAATCCGGGACAACCCAATCATCCCACCGGTGTACATTACCAGCTTACAGGTCTTCGATCAGCCCGTGCTGCTGCGGTCCAGTCGGATGACGCTGGCGCACGATCAATCGACGGTTACGTTTGAATTTGCGGCTTTAAACTATTCCCTGCCCGAAAAAAACCTGTACACCTACAAGCTGGAAGGATTCGACCGGCACTGGAGCAGCAAATCCCATAAACGTACGGTTACCTACACCAACCTGGACCCGGGCGAATACAGCTTTCGGGTGAAAGCGTCCAACAACGACGGCATCTGGAACGAGCAGGGGACGGTTTTCCGGATCATCATCAAGCCGCCGTTCTGGCAAACCTGGTGGTTCCGGATCACGGCGGGGGGGCTCCTGGTGGCGGGTGTCTATGCCTTTTTCCGGCTGCGGACCCAGTCGTTGAAAGTCCAGAAAAGGAAACTTGAGAAAATTGTCAGGAATCAGACGGCGAAGGTTCATCTTCAGAAAGAAGAACTGCAAACCCAATCGGAGCACCTGCAGGCCCTGATCGAAGAACTCCACGAGCAACGCGTGCAGGAACAGAAAGCCCGGGAAGAAGCTGAAAAGGCCAACAAAGCCAAGAGTGTCTTTCTGGCTACGATGAGCCACGAGATCCGGACGCCCATGAATGGGGTGCTGGGGATGGCGTACCTGTTGAAGGAAACCGACCTGCACGACGATCAGGTTGAATACGTGGAAACCATACTCCAGTGCGGGGTCAATTTGCTGGGAGTGATCAACGACATTCTTGATTTTTCAAAGATCGAATCCGGGAGTATGGAACTGGAGTCGAGCGATGTCGATTTGCGGCATTGCGTGGAAGATGTGCTTGATCTGTTCGCCAGCAAAGCCGCCGAAACCGGGCTGGATCTGGTGTATCAGTTTGAGTCCCAGGTTCCGTTGCAAATAGTTACCGACGGCTTGCGGCTCCGCCAGGTTCTGGTCAACCTGGTGGGTAACGCGGTGAAATTCACCCATAAAGGCGAGGTTTTTATCCGGGTTGACGTTCAGCAGCGGATCAGCGACCAGGAACTGGAACTGGTGTTTCAGGTACGTGATACGGGTATCGGAATTTCGGAGGACAAAATACAGCGGCTTTTCAAGGCCTTTTCCCAAGTTGATTCGTCCATGACGCGCAAGTACGGCGGCACCGGCCTGGGGCTGGCCATCAGCGAGCGGCTGGTCAAACTAATGGGCGGGCAAATCAGCGTCGAAAGCCAGGAAGGCTGGGGAACGACGTTTTCCTTTACCATTCGCTGCCAGATCAGCCAGCAGTCAAAACGGCATTACATCCTGTTGAATACCAACGATAACGACGGGAAGCGGGTGCTGGTGGTCGACGACAATCAAACCAATCTGGTGATTTTGAAGACGCAGCTCGAACAGTGGAAGCTGCAACCCGTTACAGCCTCGTCGGGTCGGCAGGCGCTGACCCTTCTGGCGGAAAATTCGTTCTTCCAATTGGTCATAACCGATATGCAGATGCCGGAGATGAACGGTGTTGAACTGGCCCGCAACATCCGCGGTCGTCACCCCCGGCTTCCGATTATCCTGCTGAGTTCCATCGGTGAAGAAACCCGTAAAGCGCATCCGGGACTCTTTTCGGCCATCGTTACCAAGCCCATCCGCCAGCAGCAGCTTTTTGACCTGGTCCAGCAGCAACTTAAACACCCCGGCGAAAATCCACCCTCGGTTTCCCGCCCGTCGCAGCAACAGTTGAGCAATACGTTTGCCGTGCAGCATCCGCTGGACATTCTGATTGCCGAAGATTATCCGGCCAATCAAAAGCTCATTCTCAGCGTGCTGCACCGGTTGGGGTACCAGCCGCATCTAGCCCAGAATGGAGCTGAAGCGATTTCCATGCTCAGCCAGCAACCGTACGATGCGATTCTGATGGACGTGCAGATGCCCGAAATGAACGGGTTGGATGCCACCCGCCACATCCGTCGGCAAACGGGTCGCCAGCCGGTTATCATTGCCATGACCGCCAACGCGATGGCCGAAGACCGGGAAGAGTGTCTGCAGGCCGGTATGGACGATTACATCTCCAAACCCATCCGGCTGGATGTGTTGAAAACCGCCCTGGAACAGGCCGCATCCCGGCGGTAA